A window of the Procambarus clarkii isolate CNS0578487 chromosome 19, FALCON_Pclarkii_2.0, whole genome shotgun sequence genome harbors these coding sequences:
- the LOC123757721 gene encoding uncharacterized protein — protein sequence MKCGVLVLLGVVALVAARPDTLLDLDDIRHDLDIADDTSVTGSYSWKSPEGVEYFVKYIADEDGYRVVESNAVPVTADGVKADGAQGSFVSSEEFDRN from the exons ATGAAGTGTGGT GTATTGGTGCTCCTGGGCGTGGTGGCTCTGGTCGCCGCCCGACCCGACACTCTCCTCGACCTGGACGACATCCGCCACGACCTCGACATCGCCGACGACACCTCCGTCACCGGCTCCTACAG CTGGAAGTCTCCTGAAGGCGTGGAATACTTCGTCAAGTACATCGCTGACGAAGACGGTTACCGCGTCGTGGAGTCCAACGCCGTCCCCGTCACCGCTGACGGCGTCAAGGCTGATGGCGCTCAGGGATCCTTCGTGTCCTCCGAGGAGTTCGACAGGAACTAA